The proteins below are encoded in one region of bacterium:
- a CDS encoding TolC family protein, with protein LSAEQKVSQCEKQIELAEENLRVAELLYEEGMATTTDILDADTSLTEARNGLYNALYEYQLAYAELERASGTWRD; from the coding sequence CCTATCTGCAGAGCAAAAGGTAAGCCAGTGTGAAAAGCAGATAGAACTTGCAGAAGAAAATCTTAGGGTTGCTGAACTCCTTTATGAAGAAGGGATGGCAACGACCACAGATATTTTAGATGCAGACACATCTTTAACAGAAGCGAGGAATGGGCTTTATAACGCTTTATATGAATACCAATTAGCATATGCAGAACTTGAAAGAGCATCTGGAACATGGAGGGACTGA